A window of the Parabacteroides merdae ATCC 43184 genome harbors these coding sequences:
- a CDS encoding alpha-L-rhamnosidase, protein MKKTALLLLVALVLGWAGCSSDSTVEVKNLRLEMKENPLGINVTQPRFSWQIASGKPDLKQTAYQIQVAASPEQLESGDGLLWDSGVVRSDESVLVPYAGKALESGKPYYWRVKLTTNQGDTPWSDAGSWSMALLDDSEWKATWIGEDSLSNPGEEVGVAGGNNKTRLAARYLRKEFTTDRAVERAVLYISGLGSYEAYLNGKKVSEDVFAPMPSLYYKRIYYNVYDVTALMASDKNTLGVILGNGRFFSMRNPGMKTFGLPRLLAQLRIEYADGSQATVVSDTSWKITSKGPIVANNEFDGEEYDARLEMEGWNTNGFDDGAWKTPDVMEAPAGKLTAQQNPNIRVQETLKPVAVFDRPDGKYILDMGQNMVGWLSVNLKGKKGKPVSMKFAELLQKDGSLYLANLRTAQVTDIYTPAEDGDFSWQPRFVYHGFRFVEVSGLDYKPELSAFTGHVIYDEMATTGRFETSNPLVNQIHKNSYWGIRSNYRGMPTDCPQRDERLGWLGDRATGAYGEAFIFNNAQLYNKWLQDIEDSMSPEGSISDVSPNYWTIYADDVTWPSAFFYVADMLYRQFGDDSAIRAHYPAMKRWMAHMEEATMKDYIMTKDQYGDWCMPPESQELIHSKDPARKTDGAILSTTVYYDLLNKMIGFARICGQDADISGYESLAAKIKAAYNAKFFNKETAEYGNNTVTANILSLRLGLVPEGYEGKVFSNIVKKTEEDFNGHVSTGVLGIQHLMRGLTEYGRVDMAYKILTNETYPSWGYMIKNGATTIWELWNGDTADPAMNSANHVMLLGDLLIWYYEDLAGIKCAPDAVGFKKLVMEPVFPDGLDEVSASYGSVYGEIKSAWTKKGGDFSWDITLPGNTSAIVRIPKKYNVTVGNLPGVRRVSATEGYMEVEIGSGSYHFGK, encoded by the coding sequence ATGAAAAAGACAGCTTTATTGCTTCTGGTCGCTTTGGTCTTAGGATGGGCGGGATGTTCGTCCGATTCGACCGTCGAAGTGAAGAACCTCCGGTTGGAGATGAAAGAAAATCCATTGGGAATCAATGTGACGCAACCCCGCTTTTCCTGGCAGATTGCTTCCGGCAAACCGGACTTGAAGCAGACGGCCTATCAGATACAGGTGGCTGCTTCTCCTGAACAATTGGAATCCGGTGACGGGCTTTTGTGGGATTCGGGTGTGGTCCGTTCGGACGAGTCGGTACTGGTTCCGTATGCCGGGAAAGCCCTGGAATCGGGAAAACCTTACTATTGGCGTGTGAAATTGACGACCAACCAGGGGGATACTCCCTGGAGCGATGCCGGTAGCTGGTCAATGGCCTTGCTCGATGATTCGGAATGGAAAGCGACCTGGATCGGCGAAGATTCCCTCTCCAATCCGGGTGAGGAGGTAGGTGTGGCCGGTGGAAACAATAAAACACGCTTGGCCGCCCGATATCTGCGTAAAGAGTTTACGACGGATAGGGCGGTGGAAAGAGCCGTCTTGTATATTTCCGGTCTTGGCTCGTATGAGGCTTACCTGAACGGAAAGAAAGTCAGCGAGGACGTGTTTGCCCCGATGCCGTCCCTGTATTATAAACGTATATATTATAATGTATATGATGTGACAGCTTTGATGGCTTCCGACAAGAATACATTGGGAGTGATTTTGGGGAACGGCCGTTTCTTCTCTATGCGTAATCCGGGAATGAAAACATTCGGCTTGCCTCGTTTGCTTGCGCAACTTCGGATCGAATATGCAGACGGGTCGCAAGCGACGGTCGTCAGTGATACGTCTTGGAAAATCACCTCGAAAGGACCGATCGTCGCAAATAACGAGTTTGATGGCGAAGAATATGATGCCCGCCTCGAGATGGAAGGTTGGAACACGAACGGTTTCGACGACGGCGCATGGAAAACTCCCGATGTGATGGAGGCTCCTGCGGGCAAACTGACAGCACAGCAGAACCCGAATATCCGCGTACAGGAAACGTTGAAGCCGGTAGCCGTTTTTGATCGTCCCGATGGAAAGTATATCCTGGACATGGGGCAGAACATGGTCGGTTGGCTCTCTGTTAACCTGAAAGGAAAGAAAGGTAAACCCGTATCGATGAAGTTTGCCGAATTGTTGCAGAAAGACGGCTCGCTCTATCTGGCCAATCTGCGTACTGCGCAGGTGACCGACATTTATACTCCGGCTGAAGACGGTGATTTCAGTTGGCAACCCCGTTTCGTTTATCATGGTTTCCGTTTTGTGGAAGTTTCGGGACTCGATTATAAACCGGAACTGTCCGCGTTTACCGGACATGTCATTTATGACGAGATGGCGACAACCGGGCGTTTTGAAACATCCAACCCGCTGGTCAACCAGATCCATAAGAACTCTTATTGGGGAATCCGTAGTAATTATCGCGGGATGCCGACCGACTGCCCGCAACGTGACGAACGTCTCGGCTGGTTGGGCGACCGTGCGACAGGCGCTTACGGCGAAGCCTTTATTTTCAATAATGCCCAGCTGTATAACAAATGGTTGCAGGATATCGAGGACTCCATGAGCCCGGAAGGAAGCATCTCGGATGTCTCCCCGAATTACTGGACGATCTATGCCGATGACGTGACCTGGCCGTCTGCCTTCTTCTATGTGGCGGATATGCTGTACCGCCAGTTCGGCGACGACAGCGCGATCCGTGCCCATTATCCGGCCATGAAACGCTGGATGGCGCATATGGAAGAGGCGACCATGAAGGACTATATCATGACGAAAGACCAGTATGGCGACTGGTGCATGCCTCCCGAATCGCAAGAACTGATCCATTCCAAGGATCCTGCCCGCAAGACGGACGGCGCTATTCTCAGCACGACTGTCTATTATGATTTGCTGAACAAGATGATCGGCTTCGCCCGTATCTGCGGACAGGATGCCGATATCTCCGGCTACGAATCCTTGGCCGCTAAAATAAAGGCGGCTTATAATGCCAAATTCTTTAATAAGGAAACGGCGGAGTATGGCAATAATACGGTTACGGCCAACATTCTCTCATTGCGTCTCGGACTTGTGCCGGAAGGATATGAAGGGAAAGTTTTCAGTAATATTGTGAAAAAGACGGAGGAGGATTTTAACGGACATGTAAGTACCGGAGTCTTGGGAATCCAGCATCTGATGCGCGGACTGACCGAGTACGGGCGGGTCGATATGGCCTATAAGATCCTGACGAACGAGACTTATCCGAGTTGGGGATATATGATTAAGAACGGTGCGACAACCATCTGGGAACTTTGGAACGGCGATACGGCTGATCCGGCCATGAATTCTGCCAACCATGTGATGTTGCTTGGTGACCTGCTGATCTGGTACTACGAAGACCTGGCCGGCATCAAATGCGCTCCCGATGCAGTCGGTTTCAAGAAACTGGTGATGGAACCTGTTTTCCCCGATGGCCTTGACGAAGTTTCCGCCTCGTACGGTTCGGTCTATGGAGAGATCAAGAGCGCATGGACTAAGAAGGGAGGCGACTTTAGCTGGGATATCACTTTGCCGGGCAATACGTCGGCGATCGTCCGGATTCCGAAGAAATACAATGTGACGGTCGGTAACTTGCCGGGTGTGCGCAGAGTTTCGGCAACGGAAGGATATATGGAAGTCGAGATCGGTTCGGGAAGCTATCATTTTGGAAAATAG